DNA sequence from the Oxalobacteraceae sp. CFBP 8761 genome:
TCATCGACCTCGATCGCTTCAAGCTCGTGAACGACACGCTCGGCCACGTCAAGGGCGACGAACTGCTGCAGCAGGCGGCCAGCCGGCTGAAGGAATGCCTGCGCAAGGGCGACACGCTGGCGCGCCAGGGCGGCGACGAATTCACCATCGTGCTGCCCGAACTGGTCAGCCACGACGACGCGCGCATGGTCGCCGATAAATTCCTCACCTGCCTGCAACTGCCGTTCGATCTCGATGGCCACGAAGTGCACATCTCAGCCTCGATCGGCATCGCGATCTATCCGAAAGACGGCGAATCGATCGACGAACTGCTGCGCCACGCCGACATCGCGATGTACCAGGTGAAAGCGCTGGGCAAGAACGGCCACAGCTTCTATCACGACTCGATGCTCGAAGTGTCGCACCAGAAGATCGCGCTGGAGCAGGCGCTGCGCCGCGCGCTCGAGCACGACGAGCTGGAGATGTTCTACCAGCCGCAGATCGACGCCATGACCGGCAACATCACGGGCGCCGAAGCGCTGATGCGCTGGAACCATCCAACGCGCGGACGCTTGTCGGCCGGTGAATTTTTGCCGTTCGCCGAAGAAAACGGCCTGATGCTGCCGATCTCGGACTGGATGATCGGCGCGCTGTGCCGCGACATGCTGCGCTGGAATGCCGTCGGCGGCAGCGACATCCGGCTCTCGCTGAACCTGTCGCCGCAATACCTCGACCGCGGCGACTTCTTTGAAAAGATGCGCGGCGCCCTGGCGCGTTACGCGATCTCGCCGCAGCAGATCGAAGTCGAGATCACCGAGAACATCTGCATCCGCAACCCGCAGTATGCGATCGAGCAGCTCAACAAACTGTGCGAGCTGGGCGTGTCGATCGCGATCGACGACTTCGGCACCGGCTACTCGTCGCTGTCGTATCTGCACCGCTTCCCGATCCACACGATCAAGATCGACCAGTCGTTTGTGAAAGAGATCCACGAGGAAGACGGCCACTATCCAGTCATCCTGGCGATCATCTCGATCGCGCGCGGCCTGGGCCTGAACCTGATCGCCGAAGGCGTCGAGACCGAGGAACAGGCGCGCTACCTGCGTGCCAACGGCTGCATGACGATGCAGGGCTACCTGTTCTACCGCCCGATTTCGCTGGGCGACTTCATGGTGGCGCTGCGCACCCGGCCCGGATCGAACCTGCGCGCCGTGCTGGCCTGAGTGGGCATGCCCGACACGTCGTTGTACAGCGCCGAATTCCTGCGTGTGAAAGGACTGGCCGAGCGTGGCGTCGCTGAAGCCCAGCACAGCCTGGGCTTCATGTACGTGAACGGCCAGGGCGTGGCGCAAAGCGATGAACTGGCAGTGCGCTGGTACCGGCTTGCGGCCACGGCCAACCTGGCGCAGGCCCAGTACAACCTCGGCGTGATGCTGCAGAAGGGCCAGGGCGTAACGCAGGACTTCATGCTGGCCGCCCACTGGTACGAGCGCGCCGCCAGCCAGGGCTACGCGCTGGCCCAGTACAACCTGGGCTGGCTGTACGCCAAGGGGCAGGGCGTGGCGCAGGACGTGGGCCGCGCGCTGCACTGGTTCCGCCTCGCCGCAGAGCAGGGCGAACCGGGCGCCCAGCACAATCTCGGGATGATGTACGACACCGGCAAGGGCGTGGCGCAGGACCAGGATGCGGCCCTGGACTGGTACCGGCGCGCGGCCACCCAGGGCTACGCGCGTTCGCAGCACAGCCTCGGCCTGCGCTACGACAGCGGCCAGGGCGTGGCACGCGATCCGGCGCAGGCGCTCGAGTGGTTGCGCAAGGCCGCGCTGCAGGGCTACGCGCCGGCCCAGTTCAATCTGGGCCTGCGCTACGACAAGGGCCAGGACGTGGAAGCGGACGGCGAACAGGCGATGCTGTGGTACGGCCGCGCGGGCATCCAGGGCCATGCCAGCTCGCAGTTCAATCTGGCGCTGATGTACGACACGGGCCACGGCGTGCCGCAGGACGATGCGCTGGCCGCCATCTGGTACCGGCGCGCCGCGCAGCAGGGCCATGCGGGTGCGCAGGACAGCCTGGGCATGCGCCACGAGCACGGCCAGGGCGTGGTGCAGGATGCGGCGCAGGCGGCCATCTGGTACCGCCGTGCGGCCGAGCAGGGCTTGCCGGTGGCGCAGTACCACCTCGGGCAGCTGCTCGACACCGGCAACGGCGTCGAGCGCGATGCGGTGGAGGCCACCGCCTGGTACCGCAAGGCGGCCGAGCAGGGCCACCTGGGCGCGCAGTTCGACCTGGGCCTGCGCCACGAAAACGGCATCGGTGCGGCGCAGGACAGCGTGCAGGCACTCGGGTGGTACCGGCGCGCTGCAGCGCAGGGTTACGCGGCGGCCCAGTACATGGTGGCCACGCTGCTCGACCGGCTCGATCTGGGCGATCCGGCCGAAGCTACCGACTGGCTGCACAAGGCGGCCGACCAGAAGCACGCGCTGGCGCAGTTCGAACTGGGGCTGCGCTACGACTGCGCCAAGGGCGCGGACAAGGATTACGAAGCCGCCCATTTCTGGTACCTGTGCGCAGCGCGCCAGGGCCACGCGCGGGCCCAGTTCAACCTGGGCGTGATGTATGCGGCGGGGCAGGGCGCGCCGCGCGATCTGGTGGAAGCGTATGCGTGGCTGCATCGGGCGGGCGGCGCCGGGATCCGGCCGGCACGCGACTACCTGGCCCGCACCGCGCGCCGCATGGATGCGCAGCAGCTGTCACTGGCCGAAAGCTTGCTGCATGCTTAACTAGCGTCCCGGCTTTGAACCGGCGCCACCCGCGCACGGGTGCGCTGCCGCACCCTCTGTCATGACACGCCACGCTATACTGTATGCCCATACAGCCACGGGCGTCCGATGGAACTCAACGACAAGCTCGAAATCCTGGCCGACGCGGCCAAGTACGACGCATCCTGCGCCAGCAGCGGTGCGCCCAAGCGCGGCTCCGAGGGCAAGGACGGCCTGGGCGCTACCACCGGCATGGGCATCTGCCACAGCTACACGCCCGATGGCCGCTGCGTCTCGCTGCTCAAGATCCTGCTCACGAACTTCTGCATTTACGACTGCCAGTACTGCATCAACCGGCGCACGTCGAACGTGCCGCGCGCGCGCTTTGCGGTCGACGAGGTGGTCAAGCTGACGCAGGATTTTTACCTGCGCAACTACATCGACGGCCTGTTCCTCAGTTCCGGCATCATCCAGTCGGCCGACTACACGATGGAGCAGCTGGTGGCCGTGGCGCGCACCCTGCGCGAGGTGCACAACTTCCGCGGCTATATCCACCTCAAGACGATTCCCGATGCCGACCCGCTCCTGATTACCGAAGCGGGACGCTGGGCCGATCGCCTGTCGGTCAACATCGAGCTGCCGACGCACGACAGCGTGACCAAGCTGGCGCCCGAAAAGAGCGTGCACACGATCAAGCTGGCAATGGGCTCCATCCGGCGCAAGCTCGATGAAAAAGCCGAAGAGCCAAGGTCACCCGCATTCGCGCCGGCCGGCCAGAGCACGCAGATGATCGTCGGGGCCGATGCCAGCGACGACCACACGATCCTCAACACCGCCGAGACGCTGTACGGCAGCTATAAACTCAAGCGCGTGTACTACTCCGCGTTCAGCCCCATCCCGCAAAGCCCCAAGAGCGTGCCGCTCGCGCCACCGCCGCTGCTGCGCGAGCACCGTCTGTACCAGGCCGATTTCCTGCTGCGCAGTTACGGCTTCACGGCCGGCGAGATCATGCCGCAGACGGGCAACCTAGCGCTGGATATCGATCCCAAGCTGGCCTGGGCGCTGTCGAACCGCGACCAGTTTCCAATGGACCTGAACCGCGTCGATGCGACG
Encoded proteins:
- a CDS encoding EAL domain-containing protein → MHAHPATMLPGEPSPFSPTLDADSQPRLLLVDDEPRLLASLHELLQGRGYRLTTAASGTEALAQLSRQRFDLVLLDLRLPDIGGHEIMDFINDKGIDADVIVMSGEVGIDAAIGALKRGAYSYLRKPYSREELLSTVSNALGRRRLALENARIANQLENSEKMYRYLVDSSPDIIYTLNHEGRFTFVNDRAYQLLGYTREELIGKHYSIVVHEEDLERARYVFNERRIDERASRNVELRLKCRGGNGNTSNDRTFNTTLMTISLNAIGMHVPDQEVKKLEFFGTYGVARDITDRKRAEEVIAYQAYHDILTDLPNRILFKDRLGLAVIQAKRKQTELAVMFIDLDRFKLVNDTLGHVKGDELLQQAASRLKECLRKGDTLARQGGDEFTIVLPELVSHDDARMVADKFLTCLQLPFDLDGHEVHISASIGIAIYPKDGESIDELLRHADIAMYQVKALGKNGHSFYHDSMLEVSHQKIALEQALRRALEHDELEMFYQPQIDAMTGNITGAEALMRWNHPTRGRLSAGEFLPFAEENGLMLPISDWMIGALCRDMLRWNAVGGSDIRLSLNLSPQYLDRGDFFEKMRGALARYAISPQQIEVEITENICIRNPQYAIEQLNKLCELGVSIAIDDFGTGYSSLSYLHRFPIHTIKIDQSFVKEIHEEDGHYPVILAIISIARGLGLNLIAEGVETEEQARYLRANGCMTMQGYLFYRPISLGDFMVALRTRPGSNLRAVLA
- a CDS encoding sel1 repeat family protein, with amino-acid sequence MPDTSLYSAEFLRVKGLAERGVAEAQHSLGFMYVNGQGVAQSDELAVRWYRLAATANLAQAQYNLGVMLQKGQGVTQDFMLAAHWYERAASQGYALAQYNLGWLYAKGQGVAQDVGRALHWFRLAAEQGEPGAQHNLGMMYDTGKGVAQDQDAALDWYRRAATQGYARSQHSLGLRYDSGQGVARDPAQALEWLRKAALQGYAPAQFNLGLRYDKGQDVEADGEQAMLWYGRAGIQGHASSQFNLALMYDTGHGVPQDDALAAIWYRRAAQQGHAGAQDSLGMRHEHGQGVVQDAAQAAIWYRRAAEQGLPVAQYHLGQLLDTGNGVERDAVEATAWYRKAAEQGHLGAQFDLGLRHENGIGAAQDSVQALGWYRRAAAQGYAAAQYMVATLLDRLDLGDPAEATDWLHKAADQKHALAQFELGLRYDCAKGADKDYEAAHFWYLCAARQGHARAQFNLGVMYAAGQGAPRDLVEAYAWLHRAGGAGIRPARDYLARTARRMDAQQLSLAESLLHA
- a CDS encoding putative DNA modification/repair radical SAM protein, whose protein sequence is MELNDKLEILADAAKYDASCASSGAPKRGSEGKDGLGATTGMGICHSYTPDGRCVSLLKILLTNFCIYDCQYCINRRTSNVPRARFAVDEVVKLTQDFYLRNYIDGLFLSSGIIQSADYTMEQLVAVARTLREVHNFRGYIHLKTIPDADPLLITEAGRWADRLSVNIELPTHDSVTKLAPEKSVHTIKLAMGSIRRKLDEKAEEPRSPAFAPAGQSTQMIVGADASDDHTILNTAETLYGSYKLKRVYYSAFSPIPQSPKSVPLAPPPLLREHRLYQADFLLRSYGFTAGEIMPQTGNLALDIDPKLAWALSNRDQFPMDLNRVDATLIARIPGIGLRNAKRIADLRRIRRIRWEDLSRLRCSLKKLAPFVVTADYKPAQGATSSDLLRKHMADAPQQMNLWPELQAA